The Pseudomonas sp. Marseille-Q3773 DNA window GTCAGCGGCGACAGACTCAGCTTGGGCTCGAAGTCAGTATTCGAGGCAGTCGACTGCCAGACGTACTTCGGCTCGTCATAGTTCTCGTACCAGACCTTGCCCCACAATGCGCTGAAGGAAATTTCCGGATGCGGGTTGCGCAGGCTCAGCGGCAGCAGCTTGCCGCCCTCTTCGATCATGATGCGGTTGGCGCGTGGCGACAGGGCCAGGATGCCGGCCCCTTCGGCGGCCTGCTCGACCAGCAGGGTACGGTGCGCCGTGCTGTGGAACACGCCCAGCTTGCCTGCGGCATCCAGGGCAATGAAGCCCTTGCGGCGCTCTTCGGCGTCGATCTGCACGATCGGGGCCTTGCCCAGCTGGAAGCTGCGGATCTGCTTGAAGCGCGATTCCCCATCCGGGTCGCGGGCCATGAACCACTGGGTCAACCCGCCTTTGGAGTCGCCCATGATCAGCGAGATGCCGCCGACCAGCTGGGCTGTGGCGGTGATTTCGGTGTCCGCACTTTCAGACAGCTTGTAACGGCCGTTGAGGCTCTTGTCGCGCAGGCTGAAGACGTCGGCCGTGGCGCGACCGTTGATCACGTACAGCCAATGCTGACGCGGGTCGATGAAGATGTTCTTCACCGTTTCGGTCATCTGCGGCAGTTCGATGCGGTTCTGCTCGGTGGTGACCTCGCCGGTCATCATGTTTTCGCTGCGGGTCAGCTCGACCACCTGCAGGTGCGCGCCAGTGGAACCGGCCAGCAGCAGGGCATCGCCATTGACGTTGACGCTGACATGCTCCAGCGCGCGGCCCTGGTCATCGAGCACGACCGGTTGCTCGCCGTACGGGTAATCGACCCCGGGATCGATGGTTTTCTTGTTGTCGGGGTAGGTCACCTTGTAGCTGTGGTGGAACACCAGGGCCTGACCATTGGACAAGCCCAGCACCACCAGCGGGCTTCCCGGCTGGTCGGCACTGATCGAGGTAACCTGCGTGCCTGCCGGCAGCGGCAGGGTGATCTGCTTGAGCGCGTTACCGGTCTTGGTATCGAAGAACAGTGCCTGGCCCTTGTCCGAAACGCGCATACCCACCAGGTTCTGCTCTTCAAGCGCGATCATCAGCGGCTTGCCGGCATCCTGTTGCAGCCAGGTTGGCTCCAGGGCCTTCTTGCTGGTCAGTTCGGCGCCCTGGAACAGCGGCAACACCACATAGGCCAGGTAGAAGAAGATCAAGGTGATTGCCGCCAATACGGCAAGCCCGCCCACCAGTACATACCAGCGGGTCAGGCGGTCCTTGAGTGCGCGCATGCGGCGCTTGCGTTGCAACTCCGGCGTATTGAAGTCAATCCGCTCGGGCTGGGTATTTTGGGTCATGGTGGAGTTGGCCAGATCATTCATGCGCACACCCTAGCGATCCCGTATGACAAAAACATTACAAAGTAGTGACGCACGAAAGCCCGCCGCACAGTAAGCCTGGCTTCGGGCTGGGAAATCGTGGAAGAGGCCGGGCATTCGCGCCGGCCTCCGCCTCAGTTAGTTACTTTTTTGCGACGTTACCCGAGTGGGACAGGCCCAGGTCAGCCAAGGTCTTGTCGACGACCTTGGCCGGCAGCGGGATGTAGCCATCCTTCACCACCACCTGCTGGCCAGCTTGCGACAGCACCAGCTTGACGAACTCGGCCTCCAGCGGAGCCAGCGGCTTGTTCGGCGCCTTGTTGACGTACACGTACAGGAAGCGCGACAGCGGGTACTTGCCGTTCAGGGCGTTGGTTTCGTTATCTTCGACGAACTCGCCGCCATCTTTCTTGGCCAACGGTACGGTCTTGACGCTGGCAGTCTTGTAGCCGATGCCCGAGTAGCCGATGCCGTTCAGCGAGGAGCTGATCGACTGCACGACCGAAGCCGAACCAGGCTGTTCGTTGACGTTAGGCTTGAAGTCGCCTTTGCACAGGGCTTCTTCCTTGAAGTAGCCATAGGTGCCGGATACCGAGTTGCGGCCGAACAGCTGGATTGGCTTGTTGGCCAGGTCGCCGGTCACGCCCAGGTCACCCCAGGTCTTGACGTCGGCTTTGCCACCGCACAGGCGGGGGGAGGGGAAGATGGCGTCGACCTGGGCCATGGTCAGGCCTTTGATCGGGTTGTCCTTGTGCACGAACACGGCCAGGGCATCGACGGCAACCGGGATGGCGGTTGGTTTGTAGCCGTACTTCTGCTCGAAGGCCTGCAGCTCGACGTCCTTCATCTTGCGACTCATCGGGCCGAGGTTGGCAGTGCCTTCGGTCAGCGCGGGTGGCGCAGTAGAGGAGCCAGCCGCCTGGATCTGGATGTTTACGTTCGGGTATTCCTTCTTGTAGGCCTCGGCCCACAGAGTCATCAGGTTCGCGAGGGTGTCGGAACCGACGCTGGAGAGGTTGCCCGAAACACCGGTGGTCTTGGTGTAGGTCGGGATTGCAGGATCGACAGCGGCTACCGCGTTGGCGGTTGCAACGCCAGCGGCGGCAAAGGTGAGGGCCGCCATCAAACGCTTCAGTTTCATGCCTTGCTCCTAGCAGGAATAGGGGGTGTTGGATGGAACGGGCCCAAGTATCTGCAGGCCGCATGAATACGATATGACTTGAATGTGACAATTGGATGAAATGCCATCACCTATCAGCTGCCTGGCAACACGTGTGGAACGGCCCCTTGTGTCGCGATGGGCTGCGCTGCCCATCGCGACACAAGGGGCCGTTCCTGCACCAGGTCAGCGCTTGTTGGCGAGCAGGTACAGGCCAACGGCCAGGCCAACGGCACACAACCCCGCCACATAGTAAGCGGGCGCCATCGGGCTGACTTTCAACAACGCAGTCACCACCATCGGCGTCAACCCGCCAAAGATCGCGTAGGCCACGTTGTACGAGAACGACAGCCCGCTGAACCGCACCACCGCCGGAAATGCCTTGACCATCACATAAGGCACTGCACCGATCACACCCACGCACAAACCGGTAACCGCATACAGCGGGAACAGCAGCTCAGGCCGGGTCGGCAGGCTGTGGTAGAAAGTCCAGGAGCTCGCCAGCAGCAGCAGACTGCCGATCACGAACACCCGGCCCGCGCCAAAGCGGTCGGCCAGGCTGCCAGCGCCGATGCAGCCGAAGCTGAGCAGCACGATCGCCAGGCTGTTGGCCTTGAGGGAGTCGGTCGGGCTGATGTGGTAGATGCTCTGCAGCAGCGCCGGGGTCATCAGGATGACTACCACGATGCCGGCAGACAGCATCCAGGTCAGCAGCATCGACAGCACGATCGGGCCACGATGGTCACGCAGCACGGCACGCAGCGGCAGCTCCTCGGCCAGCGCCTTGCGCTGCTGCATTTCGGCAAATACCGGGGTTTCGTGCAACCAGCGGCGCAGGTACACCGAGAACAGGCCGAACACACCGCCCAGCAGGAACGGAATACGCCAGGCGTAATCGGCCACTTCATCCGAGGTGTAGACACTGTTGATCAGGGTGGCCACCAGCGAGCCAAGCAAGATACCCGCAGTGAGGCCGGCCGTGAGGGTACCGCAGGCGTAGCCGGTGTTGCGCGCCGGCACGTGCTCCGACACGAACACCCACGCACCCGGGACCT harbors:
- a CDS encoding ABC transporter permease subunit; the protein is MNDLANSTMTQNTQPERIDFNTPELQRKRRMRALKDRLTRWYVLVGGLAVLAAITLIFFYLAYVVLPLFQGAELTSKKALEPTWLQQDAGKPLMIALEEQNLVGMRVSDKGQALFFDTKTGNALKQITLPLPAGTQVTSISADQPGSPLVVLGLSNGQALVFHHSYKVTYPDNKKTIDPGVDYPYGEQPVVLDDQGRALEHVSVNVNGDALLLAGSTGAHLQVVELTRSENMMTGEVTTEQNRIELPQMTETVKNIFIDPRQHWLYVINGRATADVFSLRDKSLNGRYKLSESADTEITATAQLVGGISLIMGDSKGGLTQWFMARDPDGESRFKQIRSFQLGKAPIVQIDAEERRKGFIALDAAGKLGVFHSTAHRTLLVEQAAEGAGILALSPRANRIMIEEGGKLLPLSLRNPHPEISFSALWGKVWYENYDEPKYVWQSTASNTDFEPKLSLSPLTFGTLKAAFYAMVLAAPLAIAAAIYTAYFMAPGMRRKVKPVIELMEAMPTVILGFFAGLFLAPYLEGHLPGVFSLFVIMPIGILAAGFAWSRLPESIRLRIPDGWEAAILIPVILVIGWFALYMSPLLETWFFGGDMRLWITNDLGITYDQRNALVVGIAMGFAVIPNIYSIAEDAVFSVPRSLTLGSLALGATPWQTLTRVVILTASPGIFSALMIGMGRAVGETMIVLMATGNTPVMELNLFEGMRTLAANVAVEMPESEVGGSHYRVLFLAALVLLMFTFIMNTLAELIRQRLRKKYSSL
- a CDS encoding phosphate ABC transporter substrate-binding protein PstS, which gives rise to MKLKRLMAALTFAAAGVATANAVAAVDPAIPTYTKTTGVSGNLSSVGSDTLANLMTLWAEAYKKEYPNVNIQIQAAGSSTAPPALTEGTANLGPMSRKMKDVELQAFEQKYGYKPTAIPVAVDALAVFVHKDNPIKGLTMAQVDAIFPSPRLCGGKADVKTWGDLGVTGDLANKPIQLFGRNSVSGTYGYFKEEALCKGDFKPNVNEQPGSASVVQSISSSLNGIGYSGIGYKTASVKTVPLAKKDGGEFVEDNETNALNGKYPLSRFLYVYVNKAPNKPLAPLEAEFVKLVLSQAGQQVVVKDGYIPLPAKVVDKTLADLGLSHSGNVAKK
- a CDS encoding MFS transporter, with translation MTSVPSSIEQPSRPLTRSDYKTLSLSALGGALEFYDFIIFVFFATVVGKLFFPADMPEWLRLMQTFGIFAAGYLARPLGGIIMAHFGDLLGRKKMFTLSIFMMALPTLIMGLLPTYAQIGLWAPILLLLMRVIQGAAIGGEVPGAWVFVSEHVPARNTGYACGTLTAGLTAGILLGSLVATLINSVYTSDEVADYAWRIPFLLGGVFGLFSVYLRRWLHETPVFAEMQQRKALAEELPLRAVLRDHRGPIVLSMLLTWMLSAGIVVVILMTPALLQSIYHISPTDSLKANSLAIVLLSFGCIGAGSLADRFGAGRVFVIGSLLLLASSWTFYHSLPTRPELLFPLYAVTGLCVGVIGAVPYVMVKAFPAVVRFSGLSFSYNVAYAIFGGLTPMVVTALLKVSPMAPAYYVAGLCAVGLAVGLYLLANKR